A window of Glycine soja cultivar W05 chromosome 2, ASM419377v2, whole genome shotgun sequence genomic DNA:
tcgtttgaTTAGGTTCATTGGGTGGgtgcttttttgtttgttttggttTCTCGAGGTTGGAgcaaaaaagtatatttttttcatctggGTGTTGGTAAATTGTCGTCTTGGCTTTTGGTGCTAGAAGAATTGTACTAATccgttgttttatgtttttggttttttgaaGCTGTTAGTTCTGCTTAGTTGTTTTTTAATTGGGTCATAAGGTTGTactgtgtgtgtttgtgtgaaCATCAATTGGTTCTGCTTAGTTGTTTTAGGTATTGGTATCAATTTGTTGTGTGATAATATCAAATTCCATTTAAAGAGTTAGAGTTATCCACCTCGCTGATGTTTGATGGatggttttaggtttttttattcCGTTTTATGTCTCTTTTTTGAAGCTATTGATTAGAAGTGTTTAAATTGGGTCATAAGGCTTTGTATACTTTATGTGATAATATAGCAATGGGTCTTGGTGTTAAATTGGAATGTGATAATATCAAATTTCGTTGGAGTTTGAGAGGTCAACCTTGCAGCTAATTTTAGTGgatgcttttagttttttttttgctgttttATATTTCTCTGTTTTGAAGCTATTGGTTTTTCTGAGTTGTATTTTAATTGGGTCATTAGGCTTTGTATACTTTGCTTATGTAGCATCAACTCACTAAATGAAATTTTGAGCTGTGGTAACGTCAAATTCCATTGAATATTAGAGGTGTCCACATTATTGATAAGTTGGATGTGCTTTTTACAGCTTTTGGGTATTTGATGTCAAAACCATGTAGCATAATTTTTCTACCATTTGTTGACAGGCTCTTGTTGATGCTCCTGACATGGTGAGGTCCCAAGTGAACTTCAAGAGGCTATCACTCACTGACATCAAGATCGATATTAAGAGgatccccaagaagaaggatcTCATTCAAGCCATGGAGGCTGCTGGTTGGTACAAGTTTTCACGGagaaattgttattttattggaagcatttctttttgttcatcagtTTGTTTTCTCATTGAACAGATGTTAAGAACAGATGGGAGAAGAGTTCTTGGGGCAGAAAACTGATTGTGCAGAAGAGGAGGGCATCCCTTAATGACTTTGATAGGTTCAAGATAATGTTGGCCAAGATCAAGGTTGGTTTCATTGTACATGtttatactttttctttttcaaaattttttatttagttgtgtACTAGTGTTAGTGTGTTACCCTTCTCACAGAAAGGGGTCTGTTCTTTTTTGTTATactatcattttaatttcagaAGAAGTCTAATATACAAAATGTTTAATTTGTGCAGAGGGCAGCTGTTGTTAGGCAAGAGCTTGCTAAGCTGAAGAAAAGTGCATCATAGGCATTATATCATgtgcaattttcaaattttgttatgAATTTCATTCAGTTAGTACTTTTTGGTTGCTATGAGTTTTTATGTATCAATGAGGGACATCCtagaaatgtttatttttaaatcatttgtGTTAGTGAATTATCGCCAGTTCTCCCAATATCATTGTTACAATATCAGGTGTCCGCATTGGCTTTTGCTTGCAAATGTTTCAATATTTTGGTTTTTGAGATGTTATTAAAATCTTAAGCTACAAAATGCAAATATGTGAGCAGGGACTGCTTTTTAATCTTCCTCGTTAAGATGTTCTTGTGTTTggatttattctcttttttttcgtcTTTTGAAATTAAGCTTGTTTCTAATTTATGACTTCCTTTATTAATCTTATTTAATTGACACAATGCTAGTCATGGTTGTGGTATACATCTTGAACTAGATTCTGCTAGTGTTAAGAGGAGCATTTATAtacttgattttgaaatttgttttggtTAAAAGTGACTTTGAAGTGAAAGTGGTATTGAATTTGGACATCATAAATCGAAAGGGAATTTTGCATATTTTAAGTGGCTTTACCATGTATTGTCTACAAGTGAACGAAGAACATTAGTTCATTTAGCTGGGAACCAAAATCGGTTGTTGATTAATTTGAATACCATGTTTTGTTTAACTAAGAACTCAATTAACAATTAACAGTGGTATCTTAAATCTCCAGAGCCAATTTATCTTCAACACATGATAAGTAACTTGTGTGACTTGAGATGAATAACGTTGCAAACATGTTATAAAATACAATACTTGTTTGAGGTCGAGGGTTCATTAGACGTTAGTTATCAACCTTTGTAGGCAATTCATGT
This region includes:
- the LOC114377633 gene encoding probable 60S ribosomal protein L14 codes for the protein MRVFLNSTHSFIIAASTKTLTPNLFFFLSPLQQSLQRLHNPKMPFKRYVEIGRVAQINYGKEYGRLVVIVDVIDQNRALVDAPDMVRSQVNFKRLSLTDIKIDIKRIPKKKDLIQAMEAADVKNRWEKSSWGRKLIVQKRRASLNDFDRFKIMLAKIKRAAVVRQELAKLKKSAS